From one Streptomyces chromofuscus genomic stretch:
- a CDS encoding Gfo/Idh/MocA family protein, with product MNRKTVRIAMNGVTGRMGYRQHLVRSILALREQGGLDLGDGTVLWPEPVLVGRREHALRALAERHGLEHVSTDVDAVLADPAVDIYFDAQVTSAREEAVRKAIAAGKHVYTEKPTATGLEAALELARLARDAGIKHGVVQDKLFLPGLLKLKRLIDGGFFGRVLSVRGEFGYWVFEGDWQPAQRPSWNYRAEDGGGIVVDMFPHWEYVLHELFGRVKSVQAVATTHIPRRWDENGKPYDATADDAAYGIFELDGGAVAQINSSWAVRVNRDELVEFQVDGTEGSAVAGLRTCRVQHRSATPKPVWNPDVPATYAFRDQWQEVPDNAEFDNGFKAQWELFLRHVHADAPYHWDLLAGARGVQLAELGLKSSAEGRRVDVPEIAL from the coding sequence GTGAACCGCAAGACGGTGCGTATCGCCATGAACGGCGTGACCGGGCGCATGGGCTACCGCCAGCACCTCGTCCGCTCCATCCTGGCCCTCCGGGAACAGGGCGGCCTCGACCTCGGCGACGGCACCGTGCTGTGGCCCGAGCCCGTCCTCGTCGGCCGCCGTGAGCACGCCCTGCGGGCGCTCGCCGAGCGGCACGGCCTGGAGCACGTCTCCACCGACGTCGACGCGGTCCTCGCCGACCCGGCCGTCGACATCTACTTCGACGCCCAGGTCACCTCCGCCCGCGAGGAGGCCGTCAGGAAGGCCATCGCGGCCGGCAAGCACGTCTACACCGAGAAGCCCACGGCCACGGGACTCGAAGCCGCCCTGGAACTGGCCCGCCTCGCGCGGGACGCCGGCATCAAGCACGGCGTCGTCCAGGACAAGCTGTTCCTGCCCGGCCTGCTGAAGCTGAAGCGGCTCATCGACGGTGGCTTCTTCGGCCGCGTGCTGTCCGTGCGCGGCGAGTTCGGCTACTGGGTCTTCGAGGGCGACTGGCAGCCCGCCCAGCGCCCGTCGTGGAACTACCGCGCCGAGGACGGCGGCGGCATCGTGGTCGACATGTTCCCGCACTGGGAGTACGTCCTGCACGAGCTGTTCGGCCGGGTGAAGTCCGTCCAGGCCGTCGCCACCACCCACATCCCGCGGCGCTGGGACGAGAACGGCAAGCCCTACGACGCCACCGCCGACGACGCCGCGTACGGCATCTTCGAACTCGACGGCGGCGCCGTCGCGCAGATCAACTCCTCCTGGGCCGTGCGCGTCAACCGCGACGAGCTGGTCGAGTTCCAGGTGGACGGCACGGAGGGCTCGGCGGTCGCGGGCCTGCGCACCTGCCGCGTCCAGCACCGCAGCGCCACCCCCAAGCCGGTGTGGAACCCGGACGTCCCGGCCACCTACGCCTTCCGCGACCAGTGGCAGGAGGTGCCGGACAACGCCGAGTTCGACAACGGCTTCAAGGCCCAGTGGGAACTGTTCCTGCGGCACGTCCACGCCGACGCCCCCTACCACTGGGACCTGCTCGCCGGCGCCCGCGGTGTCCAGCTCGCCGAACTGGGCCTCAAGTCCTCCGCCGAGGGCCGCCGTGTCGACGTCCCGGAGATCGCGCTGTGA